One stretch of Poecilia reticulata strain Guanapo linkage group LG21, Guppy_female_1.0+MT, whole genome shotgun sequence DNA includes these proteins:
- the pou3f2a gene encoding POU domain, class 3, transcription factor 2a, whose product MATAASNHYSVLSTPSSAPPPPPHSESGSMQQAAAYRDAHTLLQNDYGTLPGGGHPLSHAHQWITALSHGDSGAPWPSSPLREQDVKPVLHDSDREELQNSSSLQQQQQQRHPHLAHQQAHHDARAWRTSTATTHITGMATSEGQSLVYSQSGFALMPGGEQGGMHHHPLRDEDHHSHSPHLSEHGGGPGAHHHQHQQHGGHQDQSDEDTPTSDELEQFAKQFKQRRIKLGFTQADVGLALGTLYGNVFSQTTICRFEALQLSFKNMCKLKPLLNKWLEEADSTSGSPTSLDKIAAQGRKRKKRTSIEVGVKGALESHFLKCPKPGAAEINSLADSLQLEKEVVRVWFCNRRQKEKRMTPAGGQISGGEDMYGDTPPHHGGQTPVQ is encoded by the coding sequence ATGGCGACCGCAGCGTCCAACCACTACAGCGTCCTCAGCACCCCCAGCAgcgcgccgccgccgccgccgcactCGGAGTCCGGGAGCATGCAGCAGGCGGCAGCGTACAGGGACGCGCACACCCTGCTCCAGAACGACTACGGCACGCTACCGGGCGGTGGGCATCCGCTCAGCCACGCGCACCAGTGGATAACGGCGCTCTCTCACGGTGACAGCGGGGCGCCGTGGCCGTCCAGTCCCCTCCGAGAGCAGGACGTGAAGCCCGTACTGCATGACAGTGACcgagaggagctgcagaactccagcagcctgcagcagcagcagcaacagcgaCACCCTCACCTAGCGCACCAGCAGGCGCATCACGACGCCAGAGCATGGCGAACCAGCACGGCCACGACGCACATCACCGGCATGGCGACATCTGAGGGACAGAGCCTGGTGTATTCCCAGTCCGGCTTCGCTCTGATGCCAGGGGGAGAGCAGGGGGGGATGCACCACCACCCTCTGCGGGACGAGGACCACCACAGCCACAGCCCGCACCTCAGTGAGCACGGGGGCGGCCCCGGGGCccaccaccaccagcaccaGCAGCACGGGGGCCACCAGGACCAGTCGGACGAGGACACGCCAACCTCGGATGAGCTGGAGCAGTTCGCCAAGCAGTTCAAGCAGCGGCGGATCAAGCTGGGCTTCACGCAGGCGGACGTGGGGCTGGCCCTGGGGACGCTCTACGGGAACGTGTTCTCTCAGACCACCATCTGCAGGTTCGAGGCGCTGCAGCTCAGCTTCAAGAACATGTGCAAACTCAAGCCGCTGCTGAACAAGTGGCTGGAGGAGGCGGACTCCACGTCGGGGAGTCCCACCAGCCTAGATAAGATCGCGGCGCAggggaggaaaaggaaaaagcgGACCTCCATCGAGGTGGGCGTCAAGGGCGCTCTGGAGAGCCATTTTCTGAAATGCCCCAAGCCGGGAGCGGCGGAGATCAACTCCCTGGCGGACAGCctgcagctggagaaggagGTGGTGAGGGTCTGGTTCTGTAACCGGCGGCAGAAGGAGAAGAGGATGACCCCCGCTGGGGGACAGATATCAGGAGGGGAGGACATGTACGGGGACACCCCTCCTCACCACGGAGGACAGACTCCTGTGCAGTGA